One stretch of Caldalkalibacillus uzonensis DNA includes these proteins:
- the priA gene encoding primosomal protein N' translates to MDHQGNEKPAANGAVAEVIVDVPVLATDKPYHYRIPPILSGRVQTGSRVVISFGPRKVQGYVIGIKTAETDLDSLKEIEEVLDEKPPLTSELLALAEWMSKRYVCFRSTAIQAMLPGALKAKPTKQVIYTASGEKRVVYGLEDHNKTKHISYVTLLQQEEKLLQLLEELPKQASKQRAVIHYLVGHKHKMRLDELLKACQTTRATVQSLQDKGIVKITKEEEIRDPYRGRAFVKTAPLPLTPAQEQVYHRIVQAIEEEQHQTFLLHGVTGSGKTEVYLQAIARVLEKGREVIVLVPEISLTPQMVERFKGRFGEQVVVVHSRLSAGERYDAWRKIRDGKARVVIGARSALFAPVERLGLIIIDEEHESSYKQEESPRYHARDVAIFRAQYHQAPVILGSATPSLESYARARKNIYTLLPLKQRVHGQGLPPVEVVDMRQELESGNRTLFSRYLYHKIEERLQRNEQIVLFLNRRGFSTFVMCRDCGFVLQCPHCEISLTYHKVNHTCRCHYCGYTEQTLSYCPHCQSKHIRFFGTGTQKVEEALSQAFPGIRVIRMDVDTTRRKGAHEKLLNAFREHQADCLLGTQMIAKGLDFDNVTLVGVIAADSLLHLPDFRAAERTFQLLTQVSGRAGRYHKPGEVVVQTYTPDHYSIRCASQHDYHTFYEQEMRYRYQKGYPPFYYLSLLLFTHEDLTYCIKSAEEAASWLKARLSKESIVLGPVAAPIPRIKDRYRYQCMIKYRNEPKLSQLLMELMNQMQPQIIKNHLQLQIDMEPQAIL, encoded by the coding sequence ATGGATCACCAAGGGAATGAAAAGCCGGCTGCGAACGGGGCTGTGGCCGAGGTGATTGTGGACGTGCCTGTTCTGGCTACTGACAAGCCTTATCATTACCGCATTCCCCCTATTCTGTCCGGCCGGGTCCAGACCGGGTCAAGAGTCGTTATCTCTTTCGGCCCACGGAAAGTGCAGGGCTACGTGATCGGGATAAAAACGGCCGAAACCGATCTGGATTCTTTAAAAGAGATTGAAGAAGTTTTGGATGAGAAGCCCCCTTTAACCAGTGAATTGTTGGCTCTTGCTGAGTGGATGAGCAAGAGATATGTCTGCTTCAGAAGTACAGCCATACAGGCGATGCTGCCAGGTGCTTTAAAAGCCAAGCCCACCAAGCAGGTGATTTACACTGCAAGCGGAGAAAAACGGGTGGTATACGGCTTGGAGGACCACAATAAGACCAAACATATCTCCTATGTCACCCTTTTACAACAAGAAGAGAAGCTCTTGCAGTTGTTGGAGGAGCTTCCCAAACAGGCCAGCAAACAACGGGCTGTGATTCATTATCTTGTGGGGCACAAGCATAAAATGAGATTGGATGAGCTCCTTAAGGCGTGCCAAACGACCAGAGCCACAGTCCAATCATTACAGGACAAAGGGATTGTCAAGATCACCAAGGAAGAAGAGATACGCGATCCGTACCGCGGGCGAGCGTTTGTCAAAACCGCCCCTTTGCCCCTGACTCCGGCCCAGGAACAGGTGTACCACCGCATTGTGCAAGCGATTGAGGAAGAACAGCACCAAACATTTTTATTACACGGCGTGACGGGAAGCGGTAAAACAGAGGTTTATCTGCAGGCTATTGCCCGCGTGCTAGAAAAAGGAAGAGAAGTGATTGTACTTGTTCCGGAGATTTCACTGACCCCTCAAATGGTGGAGCGTTTTAAAGGGCGTTTTGGCGAGCAGGTGGTCGTGGTGCACAGCCGTCTGTCTGCAGGGGAGCGGTACGATGCCTGGCGGAAGATCAGAGACGGCAAGGCCCGGGTGGTGATAGGTGCCCGTTCCGCCCTGTTTGCGCCTGTGGAAAGACTGGGCTTAATCATTATTGACGAAGAGCATGAAAGCTCCTACAAGCAAGAGGAAAGTCCCAGATATCATGCCAGGGACGTGGCTATTTTCAGAGCCCAGTATCACCAGGCACCTGTTATTTTGGGCAGTGCCACCCCCAGTTTGGAAAGCTACGCCCGGGCCCGGAAAAATATATATACCTTGCTGCCGCTCAAACAACGGGTGCACGGCCAAGGGCTGCCGCCAGTGGAAGTAGTGGATATGCGCCAGGAATTAGAGTCTGGCAACCGGACCTTGTTCAGCCGCTATCTGTATCATAAGATTGAAGAGCGTCTCCAACGGAACGAGCAGATTGTCCTGTTTCTCAACCGCAGAGGATTTTCAACTTTTGTCATGTGCCGGGATTGTGGGTTTGTCCTGCAATGTCCCCACTGTGAAATCTCCCTGACCTATCATAAAGTAAATCATACCTGCCGTTGTCATTATTGCGGTTATACGGAACAAACACTTTCGTACTGTCCCCACTGTCAGAGCAAACACATTCGTTTTTTTGGTACGGGCACGCAGAAGGTTGAGGAAGCATTGTCCCAGGCATTTCCGGGTATTCGCGTGATCAGGATGGATGTGGATACAACCAGGCGCAAAGGGGCGCACGAAAAACTGTTGAACGCCTTCCGCGAGCACCAAGCAGACTGTCTCTTGGGCACCCAAATGATTGCCAAGGGCTTGGACTTTGACAATGTGACTTTGGTGGGGGTCATTGCTGCTGATTCTTTGCTGCACTTGCCCGATTTCAGGGCAGCGGAACGGACGTTTCAGTTACTGACCCAAGTGAGCGGACGGGCCGGCCGGTACCACAAACCAGGAGAAGTTGTGGTCCAGACCTATACACCTGATCATTACAGCATCCGCTGTGCCAGCCAGCACGACTACCACACTTTTTATGAACAGGAGATGCGCTATCGCTATCAAAAGGGGTACCCTCCCTTTTATTATCTTAGTTTACTGTTGTTTACCCACGAGGACTTAACCTATTGCATCAAAAGCGCTGAGGAAGCTGCCAGCTGGCTTAAAGCAAGGTTGTCTAAAGAAAGTATTGTTTTGGGCCCTGTTGCTGCACCAATTCCCAGGATTAAAGATAGATATCGGTACCAGTGCATGATAAAATATAGAAACGAGCCAAAACTAAGTCAGCTGTTAATGGAACTGATGAATCAGATGCAACCACAAATTATTAAAAATCACTTGCAGCTTCAGATCGATATGGAGCCCCAGGCGATTCTGTAA
- the coaBC gene encoding bifunctional phosphopantothenoylcysteine decarboxylase/phosphopantothenate--cysteine ligase CoaBC — protein sequence MGITGKTIVLGVTGGIAAYKACTVCSQLQQKGARMRVLMTKSATRFVQPLTFQTLSHHHVYIDTFEEHDPSGVAHIDLADEADLFVVAPATANLIGKLANGLADDMLSTTLLATRAPVWLAPAMNGHMYQHPAVQANLNKLKERGVQLIEPGSGLLACGYVGQGRMAEPEEIIAAVEQYFISGETPGKKPYEETVKRWWQGKRVLVTAGPTQEPLDPVRYVSNHSSGKMGYALANVLRRVGAHVILVSGPTALEVPPGITCIPVVTAQDMYEQVLRHYPSVDVVIKAAAVADYQPLTRADQKIKKDADEMTITFKKTKDILKTLGEKKDGQILIGFAAETHDVDVYARSKLEKKNLDYIVANNVSSEGAGFGSDTNTVTIYDRWGGKVDVPLLPKEEVAYQILKVVADRHGSPRE from the coding sequence GTGGGAATCACAGGTAAAACCATCGTTCTCGGGGTGACAGGCGGTATAGCCGCTTATAAAGCATGTACCGTCTGCAGTCAATTACAGCAGAAAGGGGCCCGCATGCGGGTGCTTATGACCAAATCAGCCACCCGCTTTGTCCAACCCTTAACCTTTCAAACTTTATCCCATCATCATGTGTATATTGACACATTTGAAGAGCATGACCCGTCCGGTGTGGCCCATATTGACCTAGCCGATGAGGCGGATCTGTTTGTGGTTGCCCCGGCAACGGCCAATTTGATTGGCAAGCTGGCCAATGGCTTGGCTGATGATATGCTCTCCACCACGCTGCTGGCGACCCGGGCACCTGTGTGGCTGGCCCCGGCCATGAATGGCCATATGTACCAACATCCTGCAGTTCAAGCCAACTTGAACAAACTGAAGGAGAGGGGGGTTCAATTAATAGAACCTGGATCCGGATTGCTGGCCTGCGGCTATGTGGGCCAGGGGCGCATGGCCGAGCCGGAGGAGATCATTGCTGCCGTGGAACAGTATTTTATAAGTGGAGAGACGCCGGGGAAAAAACCTTATGAGGAGACGGTCAAACGCTGGTGGCAAGGCAAGCGGGTACTGGTCACAGCGGGACCAACCCAGGAACCGCTAGATCCGGTGCGCTATGTGTCCAACCATTCTTCTGGCAAAATGGGCTATGCTTTGGCCAACGTGCTAAGAAGAGTGGGGGCTCATGTGATTCTCGTCTCCGGCCCGACAGCCTTGGAGGTCCCGCCTGGTATCACTTGCATCCCTGTTGTTACAGCCCAGGACATGTATGAACAAGTGCTTCGCCACTATCCGTCAGTAGATGTGGTGATTAAAGCGGCGGCCGTGGCCGATTACCAGCCCCTTACCAGGGCCGATCAAAAGATAAAAAAAGATGCAGATGAGATGACAATCACCTTCAAGAAAACGAAGGATATCCTGAAAACCTTGGGAGAGAAAAAAGACGGACAAATCTTGATCGGTTTTGCTGCTGAAACCCATGATGTGGACGTTTATGCCCGTTCTAAACTGGAAAAGAAGAATTTAGATTACATCGTCGCTAACAATGTGTCTTCTGAAGGGGCAGGCTTTGGCTCAGACACCAATACAGTTACCATCTATGACCGTTGGGGCGGCAAGGTGGATGTTCCCCTGCTGCCCAAAGAAGAGGTGGCTTATCAGATTTTAAAGGTGGTGGCCGACCGGCATGGATCACCAAGGGAATGA
- the rpoZ gene encoding DNA-directed RNA polymerase subunit omega: MLYPSIDDLMKKLDSKYTLVTLAAKRARELRDKGNAYIKNPKSHKYVGIALEEIVADYITYENSHNESKK; encoded by the coding sequence ATGCTGTACCCGTCCATTGATGATTTGATGAAAAAATTGGACTCCAAATACACGCTGGTCACGCTGGCTGCCAAAAGAGCCAGAGAACTGCGAGACAAAGGTAATGCTTACATAAAAAATCCAAAGTCTCACAAATATGTGGGAATCGCCCTGGAAGAAATTGTGGCTGATTACATTACCTATGAAAACAGTCACAATGAAAGTAAAAAATAA
- the gmk gene encoding guanylate kinase — protein MKEKEQGLLIVLSGPSGVGKGTVCAALRKRDIPFVYSVSATTRPPREGEVDGVNYFFTTKEKFEEMIKRDELLEWAQYVNHYYGTPRRYVEEQLSAGRDVLLEIEVQGALQVKKKFPHGIFIFLMPPSLKELEHRIVSRGTESRDVIQNRMVMAREELEMMKYYDYVVVNDKVELACDRIEAIILAEHCKRERMMKHYITALEEEK, from the coding sequence ATGAAAGAGAAAGAACAGGGACTGCTGATTGTCTTATCCGGCCCATCCGGAGTCGGGAAAGGCACGGTGTGTGCCGCATTAAGGAAGAGAGACATTCCTTTTGTCTATTCCGTTTCAGCCACCACCCGCCCTCCCCGGGAAGGAGAAGTGGATGGAGTCAATTATTTCTTTACAACCAAGGAAAAATTTGAAGAGATGATCAAACGGGACGAGCTTTTGGAATGGGCTCAGTATGTCAATCATTATTATGGCACACCGCGGCGGTATGTGGAGGAACAACTGAGTGCAGGGCGTGATGTGCTTCTGGAAATAGAGGTGCAAGGAGCCTTGCAAGTGAAAAAAAAGTTCCCTCATGGGATTTTTATTTTCCTTATGCCGCCTAGCCTGAAGGAGTTGGAACACAGAATTGTCTCCCGCGGGACCGAATCCCGTGACGTCATCCAAAACCGGATGGTTATGGCCCGGGAGGAATTGGAAATGATGAAGTACTATGATTATGTGGTGGTCAACGATAAAGTTGAATTGGCCTGCGACCGTATTGAAGCGATCATTTTGGCCGAACATTGTAAAAGGGAGCGCATGATGAAACATTACATCACGGCTTTAGAGGAGGAGAAATAA
- the remA gene encoding extracellular matrix/biofilm regulator RemA: MSIQLINIGFGNIVNANRIISIVSPESQPIKRFINQARERQALIDATYGRRTRAVIIMDSDHVILSAVQPETVAQRLNTTREDIDEE, from the coding sequence ATGTCCATCCAATTAATTAATATCGGTTTCGGGAACATTGTTAATGCTAATCGCATTATCTCAATTGTCAGCCCAGAGTCACAACCAATCAAGCGTTTTATTAATCAAGCAAGGGAACGTCAGGCATTAATTGATGCCACTTACGGCAGGAGAACACGAGCGGTGATTATTATGGACAGTGATCATGTCATTCTCTCTGCCGTGCAGCCGGAAACTGTGGCTCAGCGCCTCAACACTACCCGTGAAGACATTGATGAAGAATAA
- a CDS encoding YicC/YloC family endoribonuclease, translated as MLIGSDVNMRSMTGYGRQEAVIGDLRLTIEVKSVNHRFCEVSVRTPKVLSQFEEAIKKCVTRHIQRGRVEVYIHLHTEQWSGRQVNVDWGLAEAYYQALCGLKERYGLAGSLSLNEMLQLPDLITMEESGDMESYKEGILARVSQAVDKLVAMREKEGEALARDLEQRNHTVLVTVEKIEAFAPQVKARYQERIEQRVKEFLDNRAEVDENRLLTEVAIFADKADISEECTRLKSHCQQFKQLLASEGPVGRKLEFLVQEMNREVNTIGSKAQAIEISQWVIELKSELEKIREQIQNIE; from the coding sequence ATGTTGATTGGAAGTGATGTTAATATGAGAAGCATGACAGGATACGGGAGGCAGGAAGCGGTTATCGGGGACCTCAGGTTGACGATCGAGGTGAAGTCTGTCAACCACCGCTTCTGTGAAGTTTCCGTCCGCACACCTAAAGTCTTAAGCCAATTTGAAGAAGCCATTAAAAAGTGTGTCACCCGTCACATTCAAAGGGGTCGGGTTGAAGTGTACATTCACCTGCACACCGAGCAGTGGTCCGGGCGCCAGGTGAATGTGGACTGGGGATTGGCGGAAGCCTACTACCAAGCCCTGTGTGGCTTGAAAGAACGCTATGGACTTGCCGGGTCTTTATCCCTGAATGAGATGTTGCAGCTGCCTGATTTGATTACGATGGAAGAGAGCGGCGATATGGAGTCCTATAAGGAAGGGATTCTGGCCCGTGTCAGCCAGGCTGTTGACAAGTTAGTGGCCATGCGGGAAAAAGAGGGAGAAGCACTGGCCAGAGATTTGGAGCAAAGAAATCACACCGTCCTGGTTACGGTCGAGAAAATAGAAGCGTTCGCTCCGCAGGTCAAAGCCCGTTATCAAGAACGCATAGAGCAAAGGGTCAAGGAATTTCTTGATAACAGAGCTGAAGTGGATGAAAACCGTCTGTTAACGGAAGTGGCCATATTTGCAGATAAAGCGGATATCAGTGAAGAATGTACCCGACTTAAAAGTCACTGTCAGCAGTTTAAGCAGTTACTTGCCAGTGAGGGACCTGTAGGAAGAAAGTTGGAGTTTCTGGTTCAAGAGATGAACAGAGAAGTGAATACCATCGGTTCCAAAGCACAAGCCATTGAAATTAGCCAATGGGTAATCGAACTGAAAAGTGAACTTGAAAAAATACGGGAACAAATTCAAAACATCGAATAA